A single Parabacteroides timonensis DNA region contains:
- the cybH gene encoding Ni/Fe-hydrogenase, b-type cytochrome subunit, whose product MKSRKKRLTEVYVWELPVRIYHWVNALCIVILCITGFIIADPPAILNASEAYFSYWFGIVRFIHFVAAFVFFFNFVFRLYWGFVGNRFAQWTNFIPLKKSQWQEVLEVIKVDILMIKNKPVESIGHNALASLIYFGTFWAFLLQSITGFGLYAKMSQSFFPQLFAWTIPLMGGDLMARQIHHFLMWFFILFAIVHIYLVFYHDYIEQRGETSSIIGGWKFIEEDIADKEEITETAETITKIAKKHE is encoded by the coding sequence ATGAAAAGTCGCAAGAAACGTCTTACTGAAGTATATGTATGGGAACTTCCTGTACGTATCTACCATTGGGTGAATGCCTTGTGTATCGTCATACTGTGCATCACCGGATTTATTATTGCAGATCCGCCAGCCATACTGAATGCATCGGAAGCCTATTTCAGCTATTGGTTCGGCATCGTCCGTTTCATCCATTTTGTAGCGGCATTCGTATTCTTCTTCAACTTTGTATTCCGTCTCTACTGGGGATTTGTAGGAAACCGCTTTGCCCAGTGGACAAACTTCATTCCACTAAAGAAATCACAGTGGCAGGAAGTATTGGAAGTAATAAAGGTGGACATCCTGATGATAAAGAACAAACCGGTCGAAAGTATCGGACATAATGCATTGGCCAGCCTGATCTATTTCGGTACGTTCTGGGCTTTCTTGTTGCAAAGTATTACGGGTTTCGGACTGTATGCTAAAATGAGCCAGTCCTTCTTCCCGCAACTGTTCGCCTGGACAATCCCGTTAATGGGTGGCGACCTGATGGCCCGGCAGATCCATCACTTCCTTATGTGGTTCTTTATCCTCTTCGCGATCGTGCATATCTATCTGGTATTCTATCACGATTATATCGAACAGCGCGGTGAAACCTCCTCCATCATTGGAGGTTGGAAGTTTATCGAAGAAGATATTGCAGACAAGGAAGAGATTACGGAGACAGCCGAAACAATCACAAAGATTGCAAAGAAACATGAATAG
- a CDS encoding transglycosylase domain-containing protein: MASKVTKGIIITFWVLFAAAVGTVFLIFTAIANGSIGYMPPVEQLENPIDKYASQIISSDGKTLGSYAHSQDNRIMTNYKDLSPDLVKALIATEDIRYAQHSGIDAQGLFRAVVKRGILMQKSGGGGSTITQQLAKQLFSPSADNFMERLFQKPIEWVIAVQLERYYTKEEIISMYLNKFDFLYNAVGIQSAARVYFGTTPKNLKIEEAATLVGMCKNPSYFNPVRQNERTRGRRNTVLEQMQKAGYISRADCDSLKALPLTVRFSRMDHKEGLAPYFREYLRLTLTAKKPDRKRYASWQGQKFSEDSLAWETNPLYGWCNKNKKADGEFYNLYTDGLKIYTTIDSRMQKYAEDAVREHIGKELQPAFFREKKGRSYAPFSRDVSVGQVDTMIMRAMHQTDRYRSMKSSGMNEADMRKEFQKPVEMRVFSWNGPIDTIMSPWDSIRYHKSFLRTAFMSMDPRTGYVKAYVGGIDYNDFQYDMINGGRRQVGSTIKPFLYSLAMIEGISPCEEMLHVQQQLTDENGILWSPRNAGAKRVGEMVTIQWGLQNSSNWVTAYLMKQLSPYTFVRLLHSFGLKGNIDPVISVSLGTPDVSVGEMVAAYTVFANKGIRVEPLYVTRIEDSYGNTIASFNSQMNEVLPEDASYKMLYMLRSVIDGGTGGRVRFRYGIKAPMGGKTGTTQNNSDGWFMGFTPSLVSGCWVGGEDRSIHFDRLQEGQGASMALPIYGLFMQKVYADKTLGYSEDDDFDVPEQYANPCKTTTEEERRHIPTDVGGIDKMFE, translated from the coding sequence ATGGCTTCAAAAGTAACAAAAGGCATTATAATTACATTCTGGGTACTGTTTGCGGCAGCAGTAGGAACTGTATTTCTGATTTTTACCGCAATAGCGAATGGCTCTATCGGGTATATGCCGCCGGTGGAACAGCTCGAAAATCCTATCGACAAATATGCATCCCAGATCATTTCATCTGACGGAAAGACTTTGGGAAGTTATGCCCATAGTCAGGATAACCGTATCATGACAAATTATAAGGATCTTTCTCCTGACCTGGTGAAAGCCTTGATAGCTACCGAAGATATTCGTTATGCACAACATAGCGGTATTGATGCGCAGGGATTGTTCCGCGCTGTTGTGAAACGCGGTATCCTGATGCAGAAGAGTGGTGGTGGCGGTAGTACCATTACCCAGCAGCTGGCAAAACAGCTTTTCTCACCGAGTGCCGATAACTTTATGGAACGCCTGTTCCAGAAGCCGATCGAATGGGTGATTGCCGTTCAATTGGAACGTTATTACACAAAGGAAGAGATTATCAGCATGTATTTGAACAAGTTCGACTTCCTGTATAATGCCGTAGGTATCCAATCGGCTGCACGTGTTTATTTCGGTACCACTCCCAAGAATTTGAAGATAGAAGAAGCCGCTACGCTGGTGGGAATGTGTAAGAACCCTTCTTACTTTAACCCGGTACGCCAGAATGAACGTACCCGTGGCCGTCGTAATACGGTGCTCGAACAGATGCAGAAGGCCGGTTATATCTCTCGTGCCGATTGCGACTCGTTAAAAGCGTTGCCGCTGACTGTCCGTTTCAGCCGTATGGATCATAAGGAAGGCTTGGCTCCCTATTTCCGTGAATATCTTCGCCTGACATTGACGGCTAAGAAACCGGACCGTAAACGTTATGCCTCTTGGCAAGGTCAGAAGTTCTCGGAAGATTCGCTGGCCTGGGAAACCAATCCTCTGTACGGTTGGTGTAATAAGAATAAAAAAGCCGATGGTGAGTTCTATAACCTTTATACCGACGGTCTGAAAATATATACGACCATCGACTCGCGTATGCAGAAGTATGCAGAAGATGCCGTTCGCGAACATATCGGAAAAGAATTACAACCTGCTTTCTTCCGTGAGAAGAAAGGACGCAGTTATGCGCCGTTCTCCCGTGATGTGTCGGTTGGACAGGTAGATACGATGATTATGCGTGCGATGCACCAGACTGACCGCTACCGCAGCATGAAGAGTAGTGGAATGAACGAAGCCGATATGCGTAAAGAGTTCCAGAAACCGGTGGAAATGCGTGTATTCAGTTGGAATGGACCGATCGACACCATTATGTCGCCGTGGGATTCTATCCGTTATCATAAGAGTTTCCTGCGTACGGCCTTTATGTCGATGGACCCGCGTACGGGATATGTGAAGGCTTATGTGGGAGGTATCGATTATAATGATTTCCAGTATGATATGATAAATGGCGGACGTCGCCAGGTGGGTTCTACCATCAAGCCTTTCCTTTATTCGTTGGCGATGATCGAAGGTATTAGCCCTTGTGAGGAAATGCTTCACGTGCAGCAACAACTGACCGACGAGAACGGTATCCTTTGGTCGCCGCGTAATGCCGGAGCCAAGCGGGTAGGTGAAATGGTGACTATCCAGTGGGGATTGCAGAATTCGTCCAACTGGGTGACTGCTTATCTGATGAAGCAGCTTTCTCCTTATACCTTTGTCCGCCTGTTGCATTCGTTCGGGCTGAAAGGGAATATCGATCCTGTTATTTCCGTATCGCTCGGTACGCCGGATGTGTCGGTGGGCGAAATGGTGGCTGCTTATACGGTGTTTGCCAATAAGGGTATCCGTGTCGAACCGCTTTATGTAACCCGTATCGAAGACTCGTATGGAAATACGATAGCCAGCTTTAATTCGCAAATGAACGAAGTTTTGCCGGAAGATGCTTCCTATAAGATGCTGTATATGTTGCGGAGTGTGATCGATGGTGGAACCGGTGGACGTGTCCGTTTCCGGTATGGTATAAAGGCGCCTATGGGAGGTAAGACAGGTACGACACAGAATAACTCCGACGGATGGTTTATGGGATTCACGCCGAGCCTGGTGTCCGGTTGTTGGGTAGGAGGCGAGGATCGTTCGATCCACTTCGATCGTCTGCAGGAAGGACAGGGAGCCAGTATGGCTTTACCTATCTACGGCTTATTTATGCAGAAAGTGTATGCCGACAAGACTCTCGGTTATTCGGAGGATGACGATTTCGATGTTCCGGAACAATATGCAAATCCTTGCAAGACAACGACGGAGGAAGAGCGGAGGCATATACCGACCGATGTCGGAGGTATCGACAAGATGTTTGAATAA
- the glpK gene encoding glycerol kinase GlpK: MNFRHKYVLAIDQGTTTSRAVLFNRQGEIITFSQKPFQQYFPKPGWVEHDPNEIWYTQSTAIKEAMAKADVTDTHIACIGIANQRETTIVWDRETGFPVYNAIVWQDRRTADYCEELKAEGYADYIQQKTGLVIDAYFSATKVKWILDHVKGVRERAERGELCFGTVDSWLIWKLTRGGQFITDITNASRTMLFNINTLQWDQELLNLFTIPASMMPEVKSSSEVYCETSTPIFKAGIPVSGMAGDQQAALFGQLCLEEGMMKTTYGTGCFMIVNTGDKPVFSQNNLLTTIAWKLGDRVTYALEGSVFVGGAVIQWLRDGIGLIPNAPVTEQMAKSVPDNGGVYFVPALTGLGAPYWDQYARGAIIGITRGTTAAHLTRAALEGICYQVYDVLMAMENDIHAKPKEIRVDGGAIANNFLMQFQSDICQCPVVRPRILETTALGAAYLAGLAVNYWKDMDELKEQWSLDTIFTAKMKPETALALLTDWHKAVGRTMNWAMDSEI; encoded by the coding sequence ATGAATTTCAGACATAAATATGTGCTGGCTATAGACCAGGGAACAACGACTTCCCGGGCCGTTCTGTTTAATCGTCAGGGAGAGATTATTACCTTCTCCCAGAAACCGTTCCAACAGTATTTTCCTAAACCGGGTTGGGTAGAGCACGATCCGAACGAGATATGGTATACGCAATCTACCGCTATCAAGGAAGCGATGGCGAAGGCTGATGTGACGGATACGCATATTGCTTGTATCGGCATTGCAAACCAGCGGGAGACAACGATCGTATGGGACCGCGAAACAGGTTTCCCCGTTTACAATGCTATTGTATGGCAGGATCGGCGTACAGCTGACTACTGTGAGGAACTGAAGGCAGAAGGGTATGCCGACTACATACAGCAAAAGACCGGACTGGTGATCGATGCTTATTTTTCCGCCACCAAAGTAAAATGGATACTGGATCATGTCAAAGGAGTCCGTGAGCGGGCTGAACGGGGTGAGCTTTGTTTCGGTACCGTCGACTCTTGGTTGATCTGGAAGTTGACACGCGGTGGTCAGTTTATTACTGATATTACTAATGCTTCTCGTACGATGCTTTTCAATATAAATACATTGCAGTGGGATCAGGAGTTACTGAATCTTTTTACTATTCCGGCTTCCATGATGCCGGAGGTGAAGAGTAGCAGTGAAGTTTATTGTGAAACATCTACTCCCATATTTAAGGCGGGTATTCCTGTTTCCGGGATGGCCGGTGATCAGCAGGCTGCCTTATTCGGACAGCTTTGCCTGGAAGAGGGTATGATGAAGACGACCTACGGAACAGGTTGCTTTATGATCGTGAATACCGGAGATAAACCGGTCTTCTCACAAAATAACCTGTTGACGACAATTGCCTGGAAGCTGGGTGATCGGGTTACTTATGCGCTTGAAGGTAGTGTCTTTGTGGGTGGTGCTGTTATCCAATGGTTGCGTGACGGTATCGGGTTGATCCCAAATGCTCCGGTGACGGAACAGATGGCGAAATCGGTGCCGGATAACGGTGGCGTTTATTTTGTGCCGGCCCTGACAGGACTGGGAGCTCCTTACTGGGATCAGTATGCCCGCGGTGCTATTATCGGTATTACCCGTGGTACGACGGCTGCCCATCTGACACGTGCTGCTCTGGAAGGAATTTGCTATCAGGTGTACGATGTCCTGATGGCTATGGAGAATGATATCCACGCCAAGCCGAAGGAAATTCGTGTGGACGGCGGAGCTATTGCCAATAATTTCCTGATGCAGTTCCAGTCCGATATCTGCCAGTGTCCGGTGGTCCGTCCCAGAATACTGGAGACGACTGCGCTGGGAGCTGCTTATCTGGCCGGTCTGGCAGTGAATTACTGGAAAGATATGGATGAACTGAAGGAACAATGGTCGCTGGATACTATATTCACGGCTAAGATGAAGCCGGAGACAGCGCTGGCACTGCTAACCGATTGGCATAAGGCAGTAGGCCGTACAATGAATTGGGCTATGGATAGTGAAATCTGA
- a CDS encoding HyaD/HybD family hydrogenase maturation endopeptidase has protein sequence MEKKTLILGVGNLLLKDEGVGIHVIQALEKEKLPAHVTLMDGGTGGLHLISWLTGYDHIIMVDATLDSNPPGTVRLIRPQYASDYPPLMSAHEIGLRDMIETMILTDDLPEVHLIVVSAANLNEVNMELTPEVEASISEVIRIIKKLIL, from the coding sequence ATGGAAAAGAAAACTCTTATATTAGGTGTCGGCAACTTGTTGCTGAAAGACGAAGGAGTCGGTATCCACGTGATACAGGCCCTGGAAAAAGAAAAGCTTCCCGCCCATGTCACCCTGATGGATGGCGGGACGGGAGGCCTTCATCTGATCAGTTGGTTGACAGGCTACGATCATATCATCATGGTAGACGCCACCCTCGATAGCAACCCACCGGGAACCGTCCGCCTGATCCGTCCCCAATACGCCAGTGACTACCCTCCCTTGATGAGCGCACACGAAATCGGCCTGCGTGACATGATCGAAACCATGATCCTGACCGACGATCTCCCCGAAGTACACTTGATCGTGGTCTCCGCCGCCAACCTGAATGAGGTAAATATGGAACTGACTCCAGAAGTAGAGGCTTCCATTTCGGAGGTGATAAGAATAATAAAGAAATTGATTTTGTGA
- a CDS encoding aquaporin, translating into MGAAAGALVVWLVYKDHFDATDSQAAKLGVFCTNAEINNPARDLAPRFMHTILPIKDKGSSHWEYTWIPGIAPIAGSAIAAMLYYVLK; encoded by the coding sequence TTGGGAGCAGCGGCTGGAGCTTTGGTTGTCTGGTTGGTTTATAAAGACCATTTTGATGCTACCGACAGTCAGGCGGCAAAGTTGGGCGTGTTCTGTACAAATGCCGAGATCAATAATCCGGCTCGTGATTTGGCTCCACGTTTTATGCATACAATTCTTCCAATTAAAGATAAAGGTAGCAGTCATTGGGAATATACCTGGATCCCCGGAATTGCACCGATTGCAGGATCTGCGATAGCAGCAATGCTGTATTATGTATTGAAATAG
- a CDS encoding nickel-dependent hydrogenase large subunit: MSERIVIDPITRIEGHLRVEAAIEGGKIKDAYSSGTMVRGIENIVRDRDPRDAWVFVGRVCGVCTSIHSLCSVRAVENALDITIPPNAEMVRNIMEAVLYMHDHTVHFYQLHALDWVDIVSGLKADPKKAALLAQQLSPWAKNTEGYFKATQDRLKKFVASGQLGIFANGYWGHPAYKLTPEQNLIATVHYLEALEWQKEIVKVHAVFGGKNPHPNFLVGGMPCSIDLNEANSINAERLALVKQKLQEGKDFIDQVYIPDLLMIAEVYKDEWSKIGGGVSNYLSYGDFPLHGYAGIEDFMSPRGIVLDRDLSKVHPVDANSSEEIKEYIYHSWYKYTEGDKAGLHPYDGETNLDYTGPKPPYKHLDVEDKYSWIKTPRWKGHAMEVGPLARLIVSYAAGKEPQKSAVDNVLKALNLPPEALFSTLGRTAARGIETQLVAGWALEFFDQLMKNLENGDSRMANPVMWENENWPKKAQGVGLTEAPRGALAHFIVIENNRVKNYQMVVPTTWNASPRDENGNLSPYESALIGTPIHDANQPLEILRTIHSFDPCLACAVHLYDEEGKYVHQMDTF; the protein is encoded by the coding sequence ATGTCTGAAAGAATCGTTATAGACCCTATCACCCGTATTGAAGGCCATCTGCGGGTAGAAGCAGCTATCGAAGGCGGCAAGATTAAAGATGCTTACAGTTCCGGTACGATGGTACGCGGAATAGAAAATATAGTACGCGACCGCGACCCGCGTGATGCTTGGGTATTTGTGGGACGTGTTTGTGGAGTATGTACTTCTATCCATTCGCTTTGTTCCGTCCGTGCGGTGGAAAATGCACTGGATATCACCATTCCCCCTAATGCTGAAATGGTACGCAATATCATGGAAGCGGTACTTTATATGCACGATCATACAGTGCATTTCTACCAATTGCATGCGCTGGACTGGGTGGATATCGTATCCGGTCTGAAGGCCGACCCGAAGAAAGCCGCCCTCCTTGCCCAGCAACTCTCGCCGTGGGCCAAGAATACGGAAGGCTATTTCAAAGCGACACAAGACCGCCTGAAGAAGTTCGTTGCCAGCGGGCAACTGGGTATCTTCGCCAACGGTTACTGGGGACATCCGGCCTACAAACTGACACCTGAGCAGAACCTGATAGCCACGGTTCATTATCTCGAAGCCCTGGAATGGCAGAAGGAGATCGTCAAGGTACATGCAGTCTTCGGCGGAAAGAACCCGCATCCGAACTTCCTTGTCGGCGGTATGCCATGCAGCATCGACCTGAATGAGGCCAACTCGATCAATGCCGAACGCCTGGCACTGGTAAAACAAAAATTACAGGAAGGAAAAGACTTTATCGACCAGGTATATATTCCTGACCTATTGATGATCGCCGAAGTTTACAAAGACGAATGGAGCAAGATAGGCGGCGGCGTTAGCAACTACCTGTCGTACGGAGACTTTCCTCTTCACGGATACGCCGGTATAGAAGACTTCATGAGTCCGCGCGGTATCGTACTGGATCGCGATCTCAGCAAGGTACATCCGGTGGATGCCAATTCATCCGAAGAAATAAAAGAATACATCTATCATTCCTGGTATAAATACACGGAAGGCGATAAAGCCGGTCTGCACCCTTACGATGGAGAAACCAATCTGGATTATACCGGCCCGAAACCTCCTTACAAACACCTGGATGTAGAAGATAAATACAGCTGGATCAAAACCCCACGCTGGAAAGGACATGCTATGGAAGTAGGTCCGTTAGCCCGTCTGATCGTATCCTATGCTGCAGGCAAGGAACCCCAGAAATCGGCTGTCGACAATGTGCTGAAAGCACTCAACCTGCCGCCCGAAGCCCTCTTCTCTACCTTGGGACGCACGGCTGCCCGTGGTATCGAAACGCAGCTGGTAGCCGGATGGGCACTCGAATTCTTCGACCAACTGATGAAGAACCTGGAAAACGGGGATTCCCGTATGGCAAACCCCGTCATGTGGGAAAACGAGAACTGGCCGAAGAAAGCACAAGGCGTCGGACTGACCGAAGCCCCTCGCGGAGCCCTCGCCCACTTCATCGTGATCGAAAACAACCGGGTGAAAAACTACCAGATGGTAGTTCCTACCACCTGGAACGCCTCGCCAAGGGATGAAAACGGCAACCTTTCACCCTATGAATCGGCTCTGATCGGCACACCGATACACGACGCCAATCAGCCGCTCGAAATCCTACGGACGATCCACTCCTTCGACCCCTGCCTGGCCTGTGCTGTGCACCTGTATGACGAAGAAGGGAAGTATGTGCATCAAATGGATACGTTTTAA
- a CDS encoding outer membrane protein assembly factor BamD, whose protein sequence is MYRITTFVLTLFFLLTGCRGDQSVEKTLLISSDSLSSIHHEAQDLFNQARDLQKKEEFVSAIPFYEKLIALEPVGEDIKPVAGLMDEGCLQLVYCYIFAGQRKDGADYFSRLYNERELWFIRNYPRSVEVCLAYSLYEATRLDEAVVMIDRALARPTEGREKDQLYVDNGIASVIYNQVGDIRKAIACGERSLEIIRTLEDKTKIVFVLGNLIYQYQQVGEFEKALSAYDDMILSGQGEKNPYGLCAAEVNVVQLYDEWGLEEEVELHLSKAREAAVLSDVPDAFLRVDNLAVYYALQSKQYEKAVVLLDSMSRRLPDPTQNSFYHEFYDNYKSILAVHNMEGKEADVIAGVRQLVISLKSKPLNNLSVLTIRLLGDALVEVGEKQLAIDVYRVCCDYIQENHLLNQQRMVYYRLGVLYEGMGRFAEASRFLLMAREADRSFTERRNAGLISQFRVKYETREKEHVNKLLRSEIQLKERTLQYYASIGILLFLLGIIFLLWLVMRHRTLKLKHEANLREHELTEIRHKESLRLIEEQEKQLRQMLTERQNMNRKNEELREQIERSDARNTMQEVINSLSPHLLTNEEEQEFRRQFCILHPSFMLRLREVCPTVTRNEELLAMLIRLNLTSEEIALALGNNRASVNTSRFRLRKKLGVEKEVSLDDFFRNL, encoded by the coding sequence ATGTATCGTATAACCACTTTTGTTCTAACCCTCTTCTTTTTGTTAACCGGATGTAGAGGTGACCAATCCGTTGAAAAGACTCTGCTGATATCTTCCGACTCATTATCCTCCATTCACCATGAGGCTCAGGATTTGTTCAATCAGGCACGTGATTTACAAAAGAAGGAAGAGTTTGTGTCGGCTATACCGTTTTATGAAAAGCTGATCGCCCTCGAACCTGTTGGAGAAGATATAAAGCCTGTTGCCGGCCTGATGGACGAAGGATGCCTGCAATTGGTTTACTGTTATATCTTTGCCGGGCAACGAAAAGACGGGGCGGATTATTTCAGTCGTTTATATAATGAAAGAGAGCTTTGGTTTATACGTAACTATCCGCGTAGCGTGGAGGTTTGTCTGGCTTATTCGCTTTATGAGGCTACTCGTTTGGATGAGGCTGTGGTCATGATAGATCGGGCACTAGCCAGACCGACGGAAGGTCGTGAAAAAGATCAATTATATGTCGACAATGGCATTGCTTCTGTTATTTACAACCAGGTCGGAGATATTCGTAAAGCTATTGCCTGTGGGGAACGGAGTTTGGAGATCATTCGTACGCTGGAGGATAAAACCAAGATTGTTTTTGTGTTGGGAAATCTCATCTATCAATATCAGCAGGTCGGTGAGTTTGAAAAAGCATTGTCTGCCTACGATGATATGATACTTTCCGGACAGGGCGAGAAGAATCCATATGGCCTTTGTGCTGCGGAGGTAAATGTCGTGCAGTTATATGATGAATGGGGATTGGAAGAAGAGGTGGAATTGCATCTATCCAAGGCACGGGAAGCGGCGGTGCTCAGTGATGTTCCCGATGCTTTTTTGAGAGTGGATAATCTGGCTGTTTATTATGCACTTCAGAGTAAACAGTATGAAAAGGCAGTGGTTCTACTGGATAGTATGTCTCGTCGTCTACCGGATCCTACCCAGAATTCTTTTTATCATGAATTTTATGATAATTATAAAAGTATTCTGGCTGTTCATAATATGGAAGGAAAAGAGGCTGATGTAATTGCCGGAGTCCGTCAGTTGGTGATTTCATTAAAAAGTAAACCTCTGAATAACCTGTCTGTATTGACCATTCGTTTGTTGGGGGATGCTTTGGTTGAAGTGGGAGAGAAGCAGTTGGCGATAGATGTTTACAGGGTTTGTTGCGATTATATCCAGGAAAATCATTTATTGAATCAGCAGCGTATGGTATATTATCGTCTGGGAGTTTTGTATGAAGGCATGGGGCGTTTTGCTGAAGCTTCCCGTTTCTTACTGATGGCCCGTGAGGCGGATAGAAGCTTTACTGAGCGCCGGAATGCAGGATTGATTTCCCAGTTTCGCGTTAAGTATGAAACCCGTGAAAAGGAACATGTTAATAAACTGCTCCGTTCGGAGATACAGTTGAAAGAGCGGACGTTGCAATATTATGCATCGATTGGTATTTTGTTATTTCTGTTAGGGATAATCTTTTTGTTATGGCTTGTCATGCGGCATCGTACGCTTAAACTAAAGCACGAAGCCAACCTTCGTGAGCATGAGCTGACAGAAATCCGCCATAAGGAATCTCTTCGTTTGATAGAGGAACAGGAAAAGCAGCTTCGACAGATGTTGACTGAGCGTCAGAATATGAACCGTAAGAACGAGGAACTTAGGGAACAAATAGAAAGGTCGGATGCAAGGAATACCATGCAGGAGGTGATCAACAGTCTTTCGCCACATTTGCTAACAAATGAGGAGGAGCAGGAATTCCGTCGTCAATTCTGTATTCTCCATCCTTCGTTTATGTTGAGGCTGCGTGAGGTTTGTCCGACTGTTACCCGGAATGAAGAATTACTGGCTATGCTTATCCGTTTGAACCTGACTTCAGAGGAAATTGCTCTTGCTTTGGGGAATAATCGGGCGAGCGTAAATACGTCACGCTTTCGTTTGAGGAAGAAGCTGGGAGTGGAGAAAGAGGTTTCACTGGATGATTTCTTTAGGAATCTGTAA
- a CDS encoding glycerol-3-phosphate dehydrogenase/oxidase — MERESVISLLDDRQKVFDFVVIGGGATGLGIALDAATRGYSVALFERSDFTKGTSSRSTKLVHGGVRYLAQGDMSLVFEALHERGLLRRNASHLVKDQLFLIPCYRWWEGPFYTVGLILYDLMARKLSLGRSVCIGPKRAVKTIPMLRRKGMTAGVLYHDGQFDDSRLAINMAQTAVEAGACVLNYMNVTGLLKEKKKVAGVIVRDEETGDTYQVKAHSVINATGVFADEILQMDKPGKYPTVRPSQGVHLVLDASFLDSDCAVMIPKTSDGRVLFAVPWHDKVVVGTTDTLMKESSVEPVALEEEIRFILDTAANYLNRAPQRSDVLSVFAGLRPLAAPRNEGKKTKEISRSHKLIREKSGLITIIGGKWTTYRKMAQDTLDYAIRYMHVPTRDCITETYPVHGSGTTPDYSDPLYVYGTDADAIRQLVVSAPEMGEKLHPGYAYTRGEVTWIIRNEMPRTLKDVLARRLRILFMDARAAMAMAPKVASILAEERGKDASWRAGQLEEFNRIATHYILD, encoded by the coding sequence ATGGAACGAGAATCAGTTATCTCCCTGCTGGATGACCGGCAAAAAGTATTCGACTTCGTCGTGATAGGCGGCGGAGCGACAGGTTTGGGAATAGCGCTCGATGCGGCAACCCGCGGATATAGCGTGGCCTTGTTCGAACGTTCGGATTTTACAAAAGGGACCTCCAGCCGGAGTACGAAGCTGGTGCATGGAGGTGTTCGTTATCTGGCACAGGGAGATATGTCACTGGTTTTTGAAGCTCTTCATGAACGTGGTCTGCTTCGCCGTAATGCCTCTCATCTGGTGAAAGACCAGTTATTCCTGATTCCTTGTTATCGTTGGTGGGAAGGACCTTTCTATACGGTCGGCCTGATACTGTATGACTTGATGGCTCGGAAACTCAGTCTGGGACGGTCGGTTTGTATCGGTCCCAAGCGAGCGGTAAAAACAATTCCGATGCTCCGACGAAAGGGTATGACAGCCGGTGTGCTTTACCACGACGGGCAGTTTGACGATTCCCGCCTGGCTATTAATATGGCACAAACCGCCGTGGAGGCTGGGGCCTGTGTTCTGAACTATATGAATGTAACTGGTCTGCTGAAAGAAAAGAAGAAGGTGGCCGGTGTAATTGTCCGTGATGAGGAAACGGGTGATACCTATCAGGTGAAGGCACATTCGGTTATTAATGCTACCGGGGTTTTTGCAGATGAGATATTACAGATGGATAAGCCGGGTAAATATCCGACTGTTCGTCCCAGCCAGGGTGTTCACCTGGTATTAGATGCTTCTTTTCTGGACAGCGATTGTGCTGTGATGATTCCTAAAACATCCGACGGGCGTGTCCTGTTTGCTGTACCATGGCACGATAAGGTCGTGGTGGGTACGACCGATACATTGATGAAAGAGTCGAGTGTCGAACCGGTAGCACTTGAAGAAGAGATTCGGTTTATCCTCGACACGGCTGCCAATTACCTGAATCGTGCCCCGCAGCGGAGTGATGTTTTATCGGTATTTGCCGGTCTCCGTCCCTTGGCGGCTCCCCGCAACGAAGGGAAAAAAACGAAGGAGATTTCACGTAGCCATAAACTTATCCGTGAGAAATCGGGTTTAATAACTATAATCGGAGGGAAGTGGACTACCTACCGGAAGATGGCACAGGATACACTCGACTATGCCATTCGTTATATGCATGTGCCTACACGCGATTGTATAACCGAAACGTACCCGGTTCATGGTTCCGGAACCACTCCCGATTACTCCGATCCTTTATATGTCTATGGTACGGATGCCGATGCGATCAGGCAACTGGTTGTTTCAGCTCCGGAAATGGGTGAGAAGTTGCATCCCGGATACGCTTATACCCGCGGGGAAGTTACCTGGATTATCCGTAACGAGATGCCCCGTACGTTGAAAGATGTATTGGCCCGCCGTTTGCGTATCCTGTTTATGGATGCTCGTGCAGCGATGGCCATGGCTCCGAAGGTTGCCTCAATCCTAGCTGAAGAAAGAGGTAAAGATGCCTCCTGGAGAGCCGGGCAATTGGAAGAGTTCAATCGTATCGCAACTCATTATATATTGGATTAA